In Aspergillus flavus chromosome 3, complete sequence, one genomic interval encodes:
- a CDS encoding renal dipeptidase codes for MICDMGDPLSKEKKHLSQSFNLEEQAIAQPLPARLSIGQKMERALYFIFLAFFLMMTAHSLRTDPLGMRISSHHEVLTLEQRVDNILQKTPLIDGHDDLPILIRLKYGNQIYQDNFTTKFVHGGFPGHVDLPRLSKGKVGGTFWSVFVECPKDWQNFSDANYALSVRQTMEQVDLWLRLQQAYPDTFSTPPNGTTALQPFLDGKIISPMGMEGLHSIGNSLAYLRHFYAQGVSYATLTHNCHNRYADAAVTELPDGSVKKADPHWHGVSEAGKALVSEMNRLGMIVDLSHVSAETMRDVLGAGKDDWAGSSAPVIFSHSSAYAVCPHPRNVPDDVLQLVKSRNSLVMVNIAPDFVSCKAGDNPNGLPDFVPENATLEHVADHIMHIGQLIGFDHVGFGSDFDGIGSVPRGLDDVSKFPDLVAELLRRGVSDEDAGKVVGGNLLRVWRDVDRIALNKQANGALPLEDDLPEA; via the exons ATGATCTGCGATATGGGCGATCCATTGtccaaagagaagaaacatcTTTCTCAGTCCTTCAATCTTGAAGAGCAGGCTATCGCGCAACCCCTTCCAGCAAGACTCTCCATCGGTCAAAAAATGGAGCGCGctctttattttatcttcttaGCATTCTTCCTTATGATGACCGCACATAGCCTCCGGACGGACCCACTAGGGATGCGCATCTCAAGTCATCATGAGGTCTTAACCCTGGAACAAAGAGTAGACAATATCCTTCAGAAAACCCCATTGATCG ATGGCCATGATGATCTTCCTATTCTCATCCGCCTCAAATATGGGAACCAAATCTATCAGGATAATTTCACTACAAAATTCGTTCATGGTGGTTTTCCCGGACACGTTGACCTGCCTCGTCTTTCCAAGGGCAAAGTTGGTGGCACATTCTGGAGTGTGTTTGTGGAGTGTCCCAAAGACTGGCAGAACTTTTCAGATGCCAATTACGCTTTAA GTGTGCGTCAGACAATGGAGCAGGTAGACTTGTGGCTCCGCCTACAGCAAGCCTATCCGGACACCTTCTCCACGCCTCCAAATGGTACCACGGCTCTTCAGCCCTTCCTAGACGGGAAGATCATCTCGCCGATGGGTATGGAGGGTCTCCATTCCATCGGAAATTCACTTGCCTATTTGCGTCATTTCTACGCGCAAGGTGTATCCTATGCAACGCTGACCCATAATTGCCACAATCGTTACGCTGATGCTGCCGTCACCGAGCTCCCAGACGGCAGCGTGAAGAAGGCCGATCCCCATTGGCACGGTGTCAGTGAGGCTGGAAAGGCCCTGGTTTCTGAGATGAATCGGCTCGGGATGATTGTTGATCTGTCCCATGTAAGCGCCGAGACCATGCGAGACGTCTTGGGCGCAGGCAAGGATGACTGGGCGGGCAGTAGTGCGCcggtcatcttcagccataGCTCCGCATATGCCGTCTGCCCTCATCCACGTAACGTTCCCGACGATGTGCTGCAGTTGGTCAAATCACGGAACTCCCTGGTGATGGTCAATATTGCCCCAGACTTCGTCTCGTGCAAGGCTGGTGATAACCCGAACGGTCTCCCTGATTTTGTCCCCGAAAATGCTACCTTAGAGCACGTTGCCGATCACATCATGCATATCGGGCAACTCATTGGGTTTGACCACGTTGGGTTTGGGAGCGACTTTGACGGCATCGGTTCTGTTCCCCGCGGCCTGGACGACGTCTCCAAATTTCCAGACTTAGTTGCCGAACTCCTCAGAAGGGGAGTCAGTGATGAGGATGCGGGTAAGGTCGTGGGGGGCAACCTGCTGCGCGTTTGGAGAGACGTAGACCGCATTGCTCTTAACAAGCAAGCGAACGGAGCTCTGCCTCTTGAGGATGATCTTCCTGAAGCGTAA
- a CDS encoding putative sugar transporter: MVDADNKPTAKHDEVRSDPPLIQRKISVLEDIKRSPKVAGYCLALTSGIILYGYDLAIVSNVSSMPEFQHDFGRKLGGQLIIPSLWLGLWNVANPIGGIFGAIFGGYVQDRFGRRSSLAVASIISAIGVAIAYVSNLPGEIDGRRAVFFVAKLVQGYAVNMLTCTIQTYMSEVLSPTLRGPILAFFPLFTLLGQLVGSIVVFTSLKEKGPGGYLKCFISQWPFSALPLLVSIVLPESPTWLVRKDRMEAARKSQQRLDSARVDSEAVIEKLCSSIRHEDEQAQNHPASYLECFRGNNLRRTMIVLFANLISQLFGLTLMSKSSYFLQIVGMGATNSLLFLEVGIALGLVANILSMWTLSRFNRVPLIMVGLAITTLLWTGMGILGCFQGVVTIWWSAVTMMLVITVCGATAWPASYAVGAEASALRLRAKSQGLGWVMNGLSNGVFGLVLPYIFNPDQGNLRAKTGFVYTGLCLVGLVGTWYVVPEMKDRTPIEIDRMFEMHLPARKFKAQTFNDENSGTSPKSRSATPV, from the exons ATGGTCGATGCAGATAATAAACCCACTGCTAAACACGATGAAGTCCGGTCCGATCCTCCCCTTATTCAGCGCAAGATATCTGTGCTAGAAGATATCAAACGATCCCCGAAGGTGGCAGGATACTGTCTTGCCCTGACTTCTGGCATTATCCTCTACGGCTATGACTTGGCCATTGTATCCAATGTCTCTTCCATGCCGGAGTTCCA GCATGACTTCGGTCGCAAGCTCGGTGGTCAGTTGATCATTCCGTCCCTCTGGCTGGGTCTTTGGAATGTCGCGAACCCCATCGGAGGCATCTTTGGTGCCATCTTCGGAGGTTACGTGCAGGACCGGTTCGGTCGACGTTCCTCTCTGGCGGTCGCAAGCATCATATCGGCCATAGGTGTCGCGATCGCCTATGTATCGAATCTCCCTGGGGAGATCGATGGCCGGCGAGCGGTTTTCTTCGTAGCCAAACTAGTCCAGGGTTATGCTGTCAACATGTTGACATGCACAATACAGACATACATGTCGGAAGTCCTGTCTCCCACGCTGCGAGGTCCGATCCTtgccttcttccctctcttcaCGTTACTAGGCCAACTAGTCGGGAGCATCGTCGTCTTCACATCTCTAAAGGAGAAAGGCCCAGGCGGCTACCTGAAGTGTTTCATCTCACAATGGCCGTTCTCAGCCCTACCCCTTCTCGTCTCGATCGTCCTTCCCGAAAGCCCAACGTGGCTCGTCCGCAAAGACAGAATGGAAGCAGCCCGGAAATCCCAACAGCGACTAGACTCGGCAAGGGTGGATTCCGAGGCAGTCATAGAGAAACTGTGCTCGTCCATCCGGCATGAAGACGAGCAAGCGCAAAACCACCCCGCCAGCTACCTCGAGTGCTTCAGAGGCAACAATCTCCGTCGGACAATGATTGTCTTATTCGCTAATCTGATCTCGCAGCTCTTCGGTCTAACCCTCATGTCCAAGTCTAGCTACTTTCTACAAATCGTTGGCATGGGAGCCACTAATAGTCTATTGTTCCTCGAGGTTGGCATTGCACTTGGTCTAGTCGCTAACATACTCAGTATGTGGACACTGTCTCGGTTCAACCGGGTGCCACTTATCATGGTTGGTTTGGCGATCACAACTCTCCTGTGGACTGGGATGGGCATTCTAGGCTGTTTCCAGGGTGTGGTTACCATTTG GTGGTCTGCAGTCACAATGATGCTAGTCATCACCGTTTGCGGCGCAACAGCTTGGCCAGCGTCCTATGCCGTTGGCGCCGAAGCATCTGCACTTCGTCTGCGTGCCAAATCACAAGGCTTGGGATGGGTGATGAACGGATTATCCAACGGGGTCTTTGGTCTCGTATTGCCGTACATATTCAACCCGGACCAGGGGAATCTGCGTGCCAAAACAGGGTTTGTGTATACTGGCCTGTGTCTCGTAGGACTGGTGGGAACATGGTATGTCGTACCCGAGATGAAAGATCGGACGCCTATCGAAATCGATCGGATGTTCGAAATGCACCTCCCTGCGAGGAAGTTCAAGGCGCAGACGTTCAACGATGAGAATTCAGGAACTTCTCCAAAGAGTAGGTCCGCAACTCCGGTATGA
- a CDS encoding flavodoxin and radical SAM domain protein, with protein MAELSLAEGLVTFWHSYRLPILIAIASVAIILRAYRKFQPKSKAVTASSIPPSPRSQTPEKFEQIRTGESEKPVVVEKSVPKAATGNDPTPKVVSGPKRVFGKKPLKVAGRRREDQGAPLSFIQPIIFFASLTATTERYAQILLEDLRAAAKERADPENRERGLLPPQIHDLSYIDFDDYFTTAPKPPSTSPGTRYVYCLLIPTYNIDTVLNTFLGHLDETHHDFRIDTSSLSTLAGYSVFGFGDKEGWPTEEEGFCSQAKELDRWMAKLTGKKRAYPLGLGDVKSDAESALKEWSRGLQDILVDILDNGGLGEGVAGSGDPLESDEEDLDDEENDGNRSKRRNGQDVVDLEDIKMGSDGPSGSGPVPVDFTTAGKSTAPNQSTVKEMVPKTSPTYAALTKQGYTIIGSHSGVKICRWTKSALRGRGSCYKFSFYGIRSHLCMEATPSLSCSNKCIFCWRHGTNPVGTTWRWKVDSPDLIFQGVKEGHYKKIKMMRGVPGVRAERFAEAMRIRHCALSLVGEPIFYPHINEFLDMLHSEHISSFLVCNAQHPDQLETLHRVTQLYVSIDASNRESLRKIDRPLHRDFWERFQRCLDILREKRHVQRTVFRLTLVKGFNVDDEVIGYADLVEKALPCFIEIKGVTYCGTSTSAGAGLTMQNVPFYEEIQEFVVSLNKELERRGLDYGIAAEHAHSCCVLLASTRFHVNGKWHSRIDYDRFFELLEKEKADGTSFRPEDYMRETEEWALWGNGGFDPNDQRVHKKGKKKALQAATE; from the exons ATGGCCGAACTTTCCCTGGCCGAAG GCCTTGTGACCTTCTGGCATTCCTACCGTCTCCCTATTCTTATTGCTATCGCCTCAGTCGCTATCATTCTGCGAGCCTATCGCAAGTTCCAACCCAAGTCCAAAGCCGTAACTGCGTCCTCAATCCCGCCATCACCTCGGAGCCAAACCCCAGAGAAATTTGAACAGATCCGTACTGGTGAGAGTGAGAAACCGGTAGTAGTGGAGAAGAGTGTTCCAAAGGCTGCTACTGGAAATGACCCTACCCCAAAGGTTGTATCTGGACCCAAAAGAGTGTTTGGGAAAAAGCCACTCAAGGTTGCTGGGCGCCGTCGGGAGGACCAAGGGGCCCCGTTGTCTTTCATCCAGCCAATCATTTTTTTCGCTTCGTTGACCGCGACTACGGAGAGATACGCTCAGATATTGCTAGAGGATCTACGGGCTGCTGCGAAGGAGAGAGCCGACCCCGAGAACCGCGAGCgtggccttcttcctccccaaATTCACGACCTGTCATACATTGACTTTGACGATTACTTCACCACGGCCCCGAAGCCTCCGTCCACCTCGCCTGGCACACGCTATGTATACTGCTTATTGATCCCTACCTACAACATCGACACCGTCCTCAACACTTTCCTTGGCCATCTGGATGAAACCCACCACGACTTCCGCATTGACACCTCGTCTTTGTCAACTTTGGCTGGTTATTCTGTTTTTGGCTTCGGTGATAAAGAGGGTTGGCccaccgaggaagaaggattctGCTCGCAAGCTAAGGAATTAGATCGCTGGATGGCAAAGCTTACAGGCAAGAAGAGAGCGTATCCCCTGGGACTTGGTGACGTTAAGAGTGATGCCGAATCTGCATTAAAAGAGTGGTCCCGGGGTTTGCAAGATATTTTGGTCGACATTCTTGATAATGGTGGTCTGGGTGAAGGCGTTGCTGGTAGCGGTGATCCGCTGGAgagtgatgaggaggacctggacgacgaagaaaacgaCGGAAACCGTTCTAAACGACGGAACGGCCAAGATGTGGTTGATCTAGAGGATATAAAGATGGGCTCCGATGGGCCGTCCGGATCTGGCCCTGTCCCAGTCGACTTTACTACAGCGGGCAAGTCTACAGCACCCAACCAGTCAACTGTGAAGGAAATGGTTCCAAAGACGTCACCCACATACGCTGCACTCACGAAACAAGGATATACTATCATCGGATCTCACTCCGGTGTAAAGATCTGCCGTTGGACTAAGTCCGCTTTGCGTGGCCGAGGTTCGTGTTACAAGTTCTCGTTCTACGGTATTCGATCCCATCTCTGCATGGAGGCAACTCCTTCGCTTTCTTGCAGCAACAAATGTATTTTCTGTTGGCGCCACGGCACCAACCCTGTCGGGACGACTTGGCGTTGGAAGGTAGATTCACCAGACTTGATTTTCCAAGGTGTTAAGGAGGGTCACTACAAAAAGATCAAGATGATGCGTGGTGTTCCTGGTGTCCGTGCAGAGAGATTTGCAGAGGCCATGCGTATTCGCCACTGCGCCCTGAGCTTGGTCGGGGAGCCGATTTTCTACCCTCATATCAATGAATTTTTGGACATGCTGCATAGCGAGCACATTTCTAGCTTCTTGGTGTGCAACGCTCAACATCCAGATCAGCTTGAAACACTGCATCGTGTGACTCAGTTGTACGTCTCGATCGATGCTAGCAACCGTGAAAGTTTGCGCAAGATCGACCGCCCTCTTCACCGAGACTTCTGGGAGCGATTCCAGCGGTGCCTGGATATCCTACGGGAAAAGCGTCACGTCCAGCGAACTGTCTTCCGTCTCACCTTGGTCAAAGGATTTAACGTCGACGATGAGGTCATTGGCTACGCTGATTTGGTCGAGAAAGCATTGCCGTGCTTCATTGAGATCAAGGGTGTGACCTACTGCGGGACTAGCACTAGCGCCGGAGCAGGATTAACCATGCAAAACGTCCCTTTCTATGAAGAGATCCAGGAATTCGTTGTCTCCTTGAATAAGGAGCTCGAGCGCCGCGGGTTGGACTACGGAATTGCTGCCGAGCATGCTCACAGTTGTTGTGTGCTGCTTGCCTCGACGCGGTTCCATGTGAATGGCAAATGGCATTCTCGCATTGATTACGATCGCTTTTTCGAACTtttggaaaaggagaaagccGATGGTACGTCGTTCCGCCCTGAGGACTATATGAGGGAGACGGAAGAATGGGCCTTGTGGGGTAACGGTGGCTTCGACCCGAATGACCAACGTGTTCACAAGAAGGGCAAAAAGAAGGCCCTCCAGGCTGCGACCGAGTGA
- a CDS encoding NUDIX domain protein — protein MHQNLTFTIPPHLNEYNVPLSSFKAARPQWTNFVVGGLVFSRFSRDSQDKSKEEGEPRVLLLQRALTDSLPGYWEGPGGGCEETDETILTAAVREVVEESGLHVSRIVDLVGVEEWTKERNGTMLFVAKFSFLVEVHEAQGVFGGIAGTDGEKTIEVEGDAVQRWEDRVRLEPSEHSTFEWATEEQVRLGLEGKGKYKILEDEGRNLMKGFRMVAQ, from the coding sequence ATGCATCAAAACCTCACGTTCACAATCCCACCCCACCTAAATGAGTACAACGTCCCCCTCTCCAGCTTCAAAGCCGCCAGGCCACAATGGACCAACTTCGTAGTTGGGGGACTCGTCTTTTCTCGTTTCTCACGTGATTCCCAAGACAAAAGCAAGGAGGAGGGCGAACCAAGAGTCCTTCTGCTCCAGCGTGCTTTGACCGATTCCCTCCCCGGTTACTGGGAGGGCCCTGGCGGAGGCTGTGAGGAGACTGATGAGACGATTTTGACAGCGGCTGTGCGTGAAGTCGTGGAGGAGAGTGGGTTGCATGTGTCGAGGATTGTGGATTTGGTTGGGGTGGAGGAGTGGACGAAAGAGAGGAACGGGACGATGTTATTTGTGGCTAAGTTTTCGTTCTTGGTGGAGGTTCATGAGGCTCAAGGCGTCTTTGGGGGGATTGCTGGAACGGACGGGGAGAAGACGATTGAGGTTGAGGGTGATGCTGTGCAGCGGTGGGAGGATAGGGTCCGATTGGAGCCGAGTGAGCATTCGACGTTTGAGTGGGCGACGGAAGAGCAGGTGAGACTGGGATtggaagggaaggggaagtaTAAGATCTTGGAGGACGAGGGTAGGAATCTTATGAAGGGATTTCGTATGGTGGCTCAGTGA